The sequence below is a genomic window from Methylophilus sp. DW102.
ATAGCGACGGATATACTGCATCAGCGGCTCCACATACTCTTTCACGCCAAACAAAGCGGGTGCGGCACTGTAAAACGAGGCCTTGATCTGGCCTAGCCGACCCTGCGCCAACCATTCTGCACAAGAAAGATAGAGCGCTTTTTGCGGTGCGCCTGCACATTTGATTGGCATGGGGGGCTGGGTGAACAGGGCTTTGCCCGACTGTAATTGCTGCACCAGTTGCCAGGTGTAAGGCGCCAGGTCAAAGCGGTAGTTTGATGTCACACCATGTTTGCCCAGCGTTTCTGGCAAACCTTTAATGCCCTCCCAATGCAGTTTAAGGCCTGCGGCAACCACCAGTTGTTGATATTGAATCTTGCCCAGGCGGTCAGTGACAACGTGTTTTTCTTCAGGCATAAAGCCGGTCGCTGCCGCGTGTAGCCAGGTGACACCATGCGGGATGCATTCAGCCATGGGGCGTACCGTATTCGCTGCGTCAAACTCGCCCGTGCCGACTAAGGTCCAGGCAGGCTGGTAATAATGCTGCGTAGCCGGCTCAATAATGGCAATCGCAAGTGTGTTATCGCGCTTTTTCAGACTGGCAGCCATAGCGCAACCCGCCGCGCCACCACCGACAATCACAATATCAAAGTTATTTTTTTGCATGGTGTGAAACCGTCTTCTCTTATTGATTTTTATTCTTTGAACCAGCCTTTAACTTTATCCAGTAAACCCTCTTTGGTCTCCGCTGATCCACCGCAACAAGCAGGTTTGCTTTGGGCAACCACAGCGGGCGACTGTAAGGCCAGTTGGTAGACTTGATTGGCCCGGTTGCCAGTACGGCAAAAGCCGACGACGGGTCCCGGGTGGCTGATCAGCAAGGTTTGCAGTTGAGCCACATGCTCGGTTGAGATCTGGTTGGGGACTACCGGGATGTACGCATAGGCTATGCCTAGCGCCGCTGCTTGCGAGGCCAAGGCCTCGCTGACAGGCTGCGATTCACCGCCCTCGCCATCAGGCCTGAAGTTGACCACCAAGGTCGTGCCTTGCGCAGCCAGCGCATCTAAGTCAGTAGGCGTGAGTTGGTCGCTGATACTGTAATGTTGGTCGATTTGTTTGAGATTCATCGTGACGTCCTCGGCAATGATGCATGGTCCCCGCCGGATTATTTGCAAAACTCGTGGTGTAACACTTGGATCACCGCAAGCGCGGCGGGGCTGCCTATGCGGTAAAACACGTTTTTACCTTCGCGGCGGGTGGTCACCAGCTGCGCTTCGCGCAACACGGTTAACTGTTGTGACAAGCTGGGCTGCCTGAGATTCAGGCAGGCTTCTAATTCACTGACGGATTTTTCGCCTTGTGACAGTTGGCACAACAGCATCAAACGGTCTGTATTGGCCATGGCCTTCATTAACTGACTGGCTTGATCGGCCGAGGCCCTTAGCTGATCAAACAGATCCACCGCAATTTCTGAAGTTTGCATATTACCCCTTGCATAATCATTTATATTTTTATTTTCTTTGTACGTTGAAATTCAATCATAAACCTGTTGTCACAGATTGTGTACGCTTTAACACTTATCTGGGCATGACTTTTTGTGTGTTGCGGATGATGGACTGACGGGGTGCGTTATCAACTTAATCCAATTTGCATATTTTTTGGGTAAGCTTGCGGTCAATCATATGACGATGACCCTCGACCTCTACCAAGTTGCCATCGCACGTTCACATGCCAAATCCATCTGAAACAGGGATGCAAATCAAACTGTGATAAAGTGCAGTACATAAAAAAGTGGCTGTCATGCAGGTATGACAAGCAAAAAAATGAACGAATGGGGATATTGGGATGATGCAATCATTAGGATGGATCAGTCTGTTTCCAGAACTGGAAGCATTGGAAGACTCTGCAAAAAAACTGGTTTCGCAGTATGCGCGCATTGTAGAGGCGCCGGTTGGTGCGATTGGCTATCGCGAAGGTGACCATTGCGGCGGCTATGTGCTGCGTTTAAAAGGGCGCTCGCGCGTTTATAAAATGTCAGCCAGCGGGCGTGAAATCGTGCTTTATCGCGTGGGTGCCGGTGAAACCTGTGTGATCACGACAACTTGCCTGTTAGGCAACAGCCAATATCCGGCCTCTACCGTGGTTGAAGATGACATTCAGGATGTGATTATCCCGGAAGCCATTTTTCATAAACTCATGATTGATTCGCCGGTGTTCAGGCAGTACGTCATGCAGAACTACGGCGCACTGATCAGCGACCTCATTGTGTTGCTGGATGAAGTCGCTTTTCAGACGCTGGATGCACGCCTGGCCAAGTGGCTGTTGGACATGGGCAATAACACCATACAGCGCACCCATCAGCAGATCGCTGACGAATTGGGCACCGCGCGTGAAGTCATCAGCCGCC
It includes:
- a CDS encoding Crp/Fnr family transcriptional regulator — protein: MMQSLGWISLFPELEALEDSAKKLVSQYARIVEAPVGAIGYREGDHCGGYVLRLKGRSRVYKMSASGREIVLYRVGAGETCVITTTCLLGNSQYPASTVVEDDIQDVIIPEAIFHKLMIDSPVFRQYVMQNYGALISDLIVLLDEVAFQTLDARLAKWLLDMGNNTIQRTHQQIADELGTAREVISRQLKRLEQKGWLTMGRGVIEIQQRGELLKLANSNQ
- a CDS encoding metalloregulator ArsR/SmtB family transcription factor, which translates into the protein MQTSEIAVDLFDQLRASADQASQLMKAMANTDRLMLLCQLSQGEKSVSELEACLNLRQPSLSQQLTVLREAQLVTTRREGKNVFYRIGSPAALAVIQVLHHEFCK
- a CDS encoding FAD/NAD(P)-binding oxidoreductase, whose protein sequence is MQKNNFDIVIVGGGAAGCAMAASLKKRDNTLAIAIIEPATQHYYQPAWTLVGTGEFDAANTVRPMAECIPHGVTWLHAAATGFMPEEKHVVTDRLGKIQYQQLVVAAGLKLHWEGIKGLPETLGKHGVTSNYRFDLAPYTWQLVQQLQSGKALFTQPPMPIKCAGAPQKALYLSCAEWLAQGRLGQIKASFYSAAPALFGVKEYVEPLMQYIRRYQVDLHLNSTLVEVDGPNKTAWFNIKDADGNVQRISETFDMLHVVPPQTAPDFIKQSPLANADGWVEVDQHSLQHVRYPDIFGVGDCTNTPNAKTAAAARKQVVIAAKNLLAARAGLALPSRYDGYGSCPLTVEKGKIILAEFGYGGKIVPTFPWDSTKARRSAWWLKKYLLPKVYWHLMLKGREWLARCGACG
- a CDS encoding sulfur transferase domain-containing protein; this encodes MNLKQIDQHYSISDQLTPTDLDALAAQGTTLVVNFRPDGEGGESQPVSEALASQAAALGIAYAYIPVVPNQISTEHVAQLQTLLISHPGPVVGFCRTGNRANQVYQLALQSPAVVAQSKPACCGGSAETKEGLLDKVKGWFKE